The Streptococcus toyakuensis genome has a window encoding:
- a CDS encoding ABC transporter ATP-binding protein has product MTKEKNVILTARDIVVEFDVRDKVLTAIRGVSLELVEGEVLALVGESGSGKSVLTKTFTGMLEENGRIAQGGIDYRGQDLTALSSHKDWEQIRGAKIATIFQDPMTSLDPIKTIGSQITEVIVKHQGKTAKEAKELAIDYMNKVGIPDADRRFDEYPFQYSGGMRQRIVIAIALACRPDVLICDEPTTALDVTIQAQIIDLLKSLQNEYHFTTIFITHDLGVVASIADKVAVMYAGEIVEYGTVEEVFYDPRHPYTWSLLSSLPQLADDKGDLYSIPGTPPSLYTDLKGDAFALRSDYAMQIDFEQKAPQFSVSETHWAKTWLLHEDAPKVEKPAVIANLHDKIREKMGFAHLAD; this is encoded by the coding sequence ATGACAAAAGAAAAAAATGTAATTTTGACTGCTCGCGATATTGTCGTGGAATTTGACGTTCGTGACAAAGTATTGACAGCCATTCGCGGCGTTTCCCTTGAACTAGTTGAAGGAGAAGTATTAGCCTTGGTAGGTGAGTCAGGATCAGGAAAATCTGTTTTGACAAAGACTTTCACAGGTATGCTTGAAGAAAATGGTCGCATTGCCCAAGGTGGCATTGACTACCGTGGTCAAGATTTGACAGCTTTATCTTCTCACAAGGATTGGGAACAAATTCGTGGCGCTAAGATTGCGACTATCTTCCAAGATCCAATGACTAGTTTGGACCCAATTAAAACAATTGGTAGTCAGATTACAGAAGTTATTGTAAAACACCAAGGAAAAACAGCTAAAGAAGCGAAAGAATTGGCCATTGACTACATGAATAAGGTTGGGATTCCAGATGCAGATAGACGTTTTGATGAATACCCATTCCAATATTCTGGAGGAATGCGTCAACGTATCGTTATTGCGATTGCTCTTGCCTGCCGACCTGATGTCTTGATTTGTGATGAGCCAACGACTGCCTTGGATGTGACCATCCAAGCTCAGATTATTGATTTGTTGAAATCTTTACAAAACGAGTACCATTTCACAACAATCTTTATCACCCACGACCTTGGTGTGGTGGCAAGTATTGCAGATAAGGTAGCGGTTATGTATGCAGGAGAAATCGTTGAGTATGGAACTGTTGAGGAAGTCTTCTATGACCCTCGCCATCCATATACATGGAGTCTCTTGTCTAGCTTGCCTCAGCTTGCTGATGATAAAGGGGATCTTTACTCAATCCCAGGAACACCTCCGTCACTTTATACTGACCTGAAAGGGGATGCCTTTGCCTTGCGTTCTGACTATGCAATGCAAATTGACTTCGAACAAAAAGCTCCTCAATTCTCAGTATCAGAGACACATTGGGCTAAAACTTGGCTACTTCATGAGGATGCTCCAAAAGTAGAAAAACCAGCTGTGATTGCAAATCTTCATGATAAGATTCGTGAAAAAATGGGATTTGCCCATCTGGCTGACTAG